One Synergistes jonesii DNA window includes the following coding sequences:
- a CDS encoding type II secretion system protein GspK has translation MPLRSRGFILISVLFATTLLLTSATAFAWFARTEAKRAAARENILKCRGAAEIAAGIAGKKIAEDANGYDGFDEPLYAPGQDVRIEIGNYAVTVHMTPLNGKMPLNAILLPDGVTPRAEYRAAWNAIWEEAGHVELAQRVIDFIDVDDRQKLGGAESEKNINRPLSDLCELKALPEIDDAILWGDEEHPGGVARYLDVLGGQKINVNVAEPEMIAKLDPEISLETARGVASSRLSRPIKSLDDLRRVPGFPPALATKLANVIGYESTDFLLEMRVEPKGGAPRNYRIRVRRSKGSCMIEEWEG, from the coding sequence ATGCCGCTAAGAAGTAGAGGCTTCATCCTTATCTCGGTGCTCTTCGCGACGACGCTGCTGCTGACGTCGGCCACGGCCTTCGCGTGGTTCGCGCGCACCGAGGCGAAGCGTGCGGCGGCGCGCGAAAACATTCTGAAGTGCCGCGGCGCGGCCGAGATCGCCGCTGGAATCGCCGGCAAAAAAATCGCCGAGGACGCCAACGGCTACGACGGTTTCGACGAGCCGCTGTACGCGCCCGGGCAGGACGTCAGAATCGAAATAGGGAATTACGCCGTCACTGTGCATATGACGCCGCTGAATGGAAAGATGCCGCTGAACGCCATCCTGCTTCCGGACGGCGTGACGCCGCGAGCGGAGTATAGGGCGGCTTGGAACGCCATCTGGGAAGAGGCGGGGCACGTGGAACTCGCGCAGCGCGTGATAGATTTCATCGACGTCGACGACAGGCAGAAGCTCGGCGGCGCCGAGAGCGAGAAAAATATAAACAGGCCGCTCTCCGACCTCTGCGAGCTGAAGGCTCTGCCGGAGATCGACGACGCGATATTGTGGGGGGACGAGGAGCATCCGGGCGGCGTCGCAAGGTATCTTGACGTGCTCGGTGGGCAGAAGATAAACGTCAACGTGGCCGAGCCCGAGATGATAGCGAAGCTCGACCCTGAAATTTCGCTTGAGACCGCGCGGGGCGTAGCCTCGTCGCGGCTTTCGCGGCCGATAAAGAGCCTCGATGATCTGCGCCGCGTGCCGGGTTTTCCTCCTGCGCTTGCCACAAAGCTCGCTAATGTGATAGGCTATGAAAGCACGGATTTTCTGCTTGAGATGCGCGTCGAACCGAAAGGCGGGGCGCCGAGAAATTACAGAATCAGGGTGCGCAGGAGCAAAGGTAGTTGTATGATAGAGGAATGGGAAGGGTAG
- a CDS encoding type II secretion system protein, with the protein MRGRAGFTLIEIMIVAGLAGVIASAELAPLVFTVGSLDEAQSRWGVRRSPAAAVERIYSDARRVVANPSFPSFKVIHKSGLSRENDDRLVIWSGAPKFEGKGTGVVVYKIAGGGPFESEKRGLYRWTIVGEASHGAASGDSSSGGAKSPMDVDTDALDAKDAKLTLAGAEGVRFQIYGGEKWEDDYAGALPTALRTKIFTSRGTYSHTGRFPNAAKK; encoded by the coding sequence ATGCGCGGCCGCGCGGGTTTTACGTTGATCGAGATAATGATCGTAGCGGGGCTTGCCGGCGTGATAGCCTCCGCCGAGCTGGCGCCGCTCGTTTTTACCGTCGGCTCGCTCGATGAAGCGCAATCGCGCTGGGGAGTGCGGCGCAGCCCGGCCGCCGCTGTGGAAAGGATATATTCCGACGCGCGCAGGGTCGTGGCTAACCCCTCCTTCCCCTCCTTTAAGGTGATCCACAAGAGCGGCCTCTCGCGGGAGAACGACGACCGGCTCGTCATCTGGAGCGGGGCGCCGAAGTTCGAGGGGAAGGGTACTGGCGTCGTGGTGTACAAAATCGCCGGCGGAGGCCCTTTCGAGTCGGAGAAGCGTGGGCTCTATCGCTGGACGATCGTCGGCGAAGCGTCGCACGGCGCGGCCTCCGGCGACAGCTCCTCCGGCGGCGCGAAGAGCCCGATGGACGTCGACACCGACGCTCTCGACGCGAAGGATGCGAAGCTGACGCTCGCCGGAGCGGAGGGCGTGCGCTTCCAGATCTACGGCGGAGAAAAATGGGAGGACGATTACGCCGGCGCCCTTCCAACGGCGCTGAGGACGAAAATTTTTACGAGTCGCGGAACGTATTCTCACACCGGGAGGTTCCCCAATGCCGCTAAGAAGTAG